One genomic segment of Rhizobium viscosum includes these proteins:
- a CDS encoding type II toxin-antitoxin system VapC family toxin, whose protein sequence is MKISTVIDTNILIGILGPQSSFRHWSLDALQRCASEGNLVLTPVVWAELGAAPLTEEKLLLALAWLNLERENLPFEAAFRAGQAHRSYRTAGGQRERTLPDFLVGAHAEWHRHRLLTRDAARYRSYFPSLDIISPETHP, encoded by the coding sequence GTGAAGATCTCGACCGTCATTGACACGAATATTCTCATCGGCATTTTGGGACCGCAAAGCTCATTTCGCCATTGGTCGCTTGACGCACTGCAACGTTGCGCCTCTGAGGGAAATCTGGTGCTGACCCCGGTCGTCTGGGCTGAGCTCGGCGCCGCACCGCTGACGGAGGAGAAGCTTCTGCTTGCCTTGGCCTGGCTTAATCTTGAACGAGAGAACTTGCCTTTCGAGGCAGCCTTCCGTGCAGGGCAAGCTCATCGCAGCTATCGGACTGCGGGTGGCCAACGGGAACGGACGCTTCCCGATTTTCTGGTTGGTGCCCACGCGGAATGGCATCGGCACCGCCTGCTGACCCGTGATGCTGCCCGCTACCGCTCCTATTTCCCTTCGCTCGATATTATTTCACCTGAAACTCATCCCTGA